The Thermoanaerobaculales bacterium genome contains a region encoding:
- a CDS encoding HK97 family phage prohead protease produces MPEPRRIVTAEDLARLVAAKRPTRGPVDLAGAVVRQASTGQVAAAADGRDRVLTFVVATDQRNRNGWRINPDGWDLTAYRQNPVVLWAHDETRLPIGRARRVWLAGRQLKAEIEFTPPALSGFNDALYTMLADGWLSATSVGFGVREWEWVEDAEGNYLLDFIATELWEISVVPVGADPAALRVAASAGRALVAGSAAWRRLELARLAEAHPVRGSRAWIRRELRALGIEPGPRGRR; encoded by the coding sequence ATGCCTGAGCCGCGCCGGATCGTAACCGCAGAGGACCTCGCCCGCCTGGTCGCTGCCAAGCGCCCAACACGCGGCCCGGTCGACCTCGCCGGCGCCGTCGTCCGCCAGGCGAGCACCGGGCAGGTAGCCGCCGCCGCCGACGGCCGGGATCGGGTTCTCACCTTTGTGGTCGCGACCGACCAGCGCAACCGCAACGGCTGGCGCATCAACCCAGATGGTTGGGATCTCACGGCCTACCGTCAGAACCCGGTCGTACTCTGGGCACACGACGAAACGAGGCTCCCGATCGGCCGCGCGCGGCGCGTGTGGCTCGCGGGCCGCCAGTTGAAGGCCGAGATCGAGTTCACCCCACCCGCGTTGAGCGGGTTCAACGACGCGCTCTACACGATGCTCGCCGACGGCTGGCTGTCGGCGACATCGGTCGGTTTTGGGGTCCGCGAGTGGGAGTGGGTGGAAGACGCCGAGGGCAACTACCTCTTGGACTTCATCGCGACCGAGCTCTGGGAGATCTCGGTTGTCCCGGTCGGCGCCGACCCGGCCGCGCTCCGCGTCGCGGCCTCGGCCGGGCGGGCGCTGGTCGCTGGTTCGGCGGCCTGGCGCCGGCTCGAGCTCGCGCGGCTCGCCGAGGCGCACCCGGTTCGGGGTTCGCGCGCTTGGATCCGGCGAGAGCTGCGGGCCCTCGGCATCGAGCCGGGGCCGAGGGGGCGGCGATGA
- a CDS encoding tyrosine-type recombinase/integrase yields the protein MVERTYLDNADIAALEAREKRYDVYDSAVGGLAVTVTPKGVKTFYMIRKVAGTVERIRIGRFPGMKIGGARKAAIPLQTAIGAGRNPAEERRDARGHVTIGELWKAYLERWAKPRKRSWRYDQVMYGKHLKRWAAKRADLVKPLDVVNLHERIAREGGPVAANRALALLSSMYSSSMHTVRVPLGNPCAGIRRTAETPRNRPLQPAELDRLLEALDAAQDRDAADAVRLMLFTGLRVRNVLGLRWQWINLRDGILRVPASAFKTKRVHTIPLPSQAVRVLKLRRRQQRHEGRSVWVFPGDSAKGHLDTIRGAWGRIGKAAKIEGAQLRDCRHTFATVAGAAGVPYEVIAHLLGHSLPGTTARYSHPDEKRLRVGMQTAADTIEHQAGRGRGATVVDIATGRGAR from the coding sequence ATGGTCGAAAGAACCTACCTGGACAACGCCGACATCGCGGCTCTCGAGGCCCGCGAAAAGCGGTACGACGTCTACGACTCGGCGGTCGGCGGGCTCGCCGTCACCGTCACCCCGAAGGGCGTCAAGACCTTCTACATGATTCGGAAGGTGGCCGGCACGGTGGAGCGGATCCGGATCGGCCGCTTCCCTGGAATGAAGATCGGCGGTGCTCGGAAGGCGGCGATTCCGCTTCAGACGGCGATCGGCGCCGGTCGCAATCCAGCGGAGGAGCGCCGCGACGCGCGCGGACACGTCACCATCGGCGAGCTGTGGAAGGCCTACCTCGAGCGATGGGCGAAGCCGCGGAAGCGATCGTGGCGCTACGACCAGGTGATGTATGGCAAGCACCTCAAGCGGTGGGCCGCGAAACGCGCCGACCTGGTCAAGCCGCTGGACGTGGTGAATCTCCACGAGCGGATCGCGCGGGAAGGCGGGCCGGTTGCCGCAAACCGGGCCCTTGCGCTGCTCTCCAGCATGTACTCGAGCTCCATGCACACAGTGCGCGTGCCGCTCGGCAACCCGTGTGCCGGGATCCGTCGGACCGCGGAGACGCCCCGTAACCGCCCCCTACAGCCCGCCGAGCTGGACCGGCTGCTCGAGGCTCTCGACGCTGCACAGGACCGGGACGCGGCCGATGCGGTGCGGCTGATGCTGTTCACCGGTCTTCGCGTTCGAAATGTGCTCGGCCTGCGCTGGCAGTGGATCAACCTCCGCGATGGCATCCTGCGCGTCCCGGCCTCCGCCTTCAAGACGAAGCGGGTTCACACCATCCCGCTACCGAGTCAGGCGGTGCGCGTTCTGAAGCTGCGCAGACGACAGCAACGGCACGAAGGGCGGTCCGTGTGGGTGTTCCCCGGCGACAGCGCCAAGGGACACCTCGACACGATCCGCGGCGCGTGGGGGCGCATCGGCAAGGCGGCCAAGATCGAAGGCGCGCAGCTGCGCGATTGCCGTCACACCTTCGCGACCGTCGCCGGCGCCGCCGGGGTGCCGTACGAGGTGATTGCGCACCTGCTCGGTCACAGCCTGCCCGGGACGACGGCGCGTTACAGTCATCCCGACGAAAAGCGCCTGCGCGTCGGAATGCAAACTGCCGCGGACACGATCGAGCACCAAGCCGGTCGCGGGCGCGGCGCTACCGTGGTGGACATCGCCACAGGAAGGGGAGCCCGATGA
- a CDS encoding phage major capsid protein: protein MSVKIVHDNAASAPWDAAGDPRRGFGNFLAAVAQAAGGPRLSGQIDPRLRRTAAPSGTNEGIPSEGGFLVESETVLALELEMFEASVLADRCFPVEVGDRANGARVPLFDETDRTAGSRWGGVQVAWASEASEITASRPTTRVVDIELGRCRGLWYVTGEEVEDVTYLENVGLTAFGGELAFAVDEAITRGTGVGSPLGVLNGAGLVTVSAEVGQPAATVEARNLARMWARLPAASRRRAVWLVHPDAEGSLQSEGTALLGARSAVQYGDEGARIFGRPAFASEHCSALGTVGDVVLVDPGWYALLRKIGGPKGAGSMHVAFTTDEWAFRFTYRVNGCPMCTSAITPARGTNTVSPYVTLAARA from the coding sequence ATGAGCGTCAAGATCGTTCACGACAACGCCGCCAGCGCCCCCTGGGACGCGGCCGGCGATCCCCGCCGAGGGTTCGGAAACTTCCTGGCTGCCGTCGCGCAGGCGGCCGGCGGCCCGAGGCTCAGCGGGCAGATCGACCCGCGGCTCCGACGGACGGCAGCGCCCTCCGGCACCAACGAGGGAATCCCCTCCGAGGGCGGTTTCCTCGTCGAGTCGGAGACGGTGCTCGCACTCGAGCTCGAGATGTTCGAGGCGAGCGTGCTGGCCGACCGCTGTTTCCCGGTGGAGGTCGGCGATCGCGCGAACGGCGCCCGCGTCCCGCTCTTCGACGAAACGGACCGCACCGCCGGCTCGCGCTGGGGCGGCGTGCAGGTCGCGTGGGCCTCCGAGGCCTCCGAGATCACCGCATCGCGGCCGACCACGCGTGTGGTCGACATCGAGCTCGGGCGCTGCCGGGGGCTCTGGTACGTCACCGGCGAGGAGGTCGAGGACGTCACCTACCTCGAAAACGTCGGTCTGACCGCCTTCGGCGGCGAGCTTGCGTTCGCGGTCGACGAGGCGATCACCCGGGGGACCGGCGTTGGTTCACCGCTCGGCGTCCTCAACGGCGCCGGGCTGGTCACCGTGTCTGCCGAGGTCGGCCAGCCGGCGGCGACTGTCGAAGCCCGGAACCTCGCCAGGATGTGGGCTCGCCTCCCAGCCGCGAGCCGCCGGCGTGCCGTGTGGCTCGTGCACCCGGACGCCGAGGGCAGCCTCCAAAGCGAGGGCACCGCGCTGCTCGGCGCGAGGTCGGCGGTGCAGTACGGCGACGAGGGTGCCAGGATCTTCGGCCGCCCGGCCTTCGCGTCGGAGCACTGCTCGGCCCTCGGCACCGTCGGTGACGTCGTCCTGGTCGATCCCGGTTGGTACGCGCTGCTGCGGAAGATCGGCGGGCCGAAGGGGGCGGGCTCGATGCACGTCGCGTTCACGACGGACGAATGGGCCTTCCGTTTCACCTATCGGGTGAATGGGTGCCCCATGTGCACGAGCGCGATCACCCCGGCCCGCGGCACCAACACCGTTTCCCCGTACGTGACGCTCGCCGCGCGGGCGTGA
- a CDS encoding helix-turn-helix domain-containing protein: MESPTRTLTPQEAADYLRCSPETLAAWRVRGRSGPPFIRLSHRKVLYLQRDLDAFLESRRLSGDAA; encoded by the coding sequence ATGGAGTCACCCACACGGACCCTCACTCCCCAAGAGGCGGCGGACTACTTGCGCTGCTCGCCTGAGACGCTGGCGGCCTGGCGCGTCCGCGGTCGCTCCGGACCGCCCTTCATCAGGCTCAGTCATCGGAAGGTGCTCTACCTGCAGCGCGACCTCGACGCGTTCCTCGAGTCGCGACGCCTGTCCGGCGATGCCGCGTAG
- a CDS encoding radical SAM protein encodes MRRDVCLLLSGRCNLRCDYCYQDDRRCSAAMDWSVARAAIDRGLRLRPDVLGVVLSGGEPLLVPGLVRRCIEHVRSVGSSSTRVELTLSTNGTLLTPEIVDLLAGFDVTLHLSLDGVAEAQERRGSDVGVSLDALLDGLRRSHGRFMRERVVANMVALPATLPHLGRSLRLVIDSGVRTIRIGPRLTPDPDWLPGSHAVLAAAMDDVLELSLAHWLATGETPVEFLRPEGRLRSARPARRTGCRAATGTAFCVDPDGRSWPCAMFVSSMQRQTQRAEEVSRALALGDVRHPRFLDRLAGLPVAASRLAVFADSPSRHSQLGRCSECELREDCQICPFVLCAASDDQDPCRVPDFACAFTRTALHARERFLLGVGGGSAEHGMLRMNMWVRELEALVHGLASC; translated from the coding sequence GTGCGCCGCGATGTCTGCCTCCTGCTGTCCGGCCGCTGCAACCTCCGCTGCGACTACTGCTACCAGGATGACCGGCGATGCAGCGCGGCGATGGACTGGTCGGTGGCGCGAGCTGCCATCGACCGAGGGCTCAGGCTGAGGCCCGACGTGCTCGGTGTGGTGTTGAGCGGGGGGGAGCCGCTCCTCGTTCCAGGCCTCGTCCGCCGCTGCATCGAGCACGTCAGGTCGGTCGGCAGCTCATCCACCAGGGTGGAGCTGACCCTCTCCACCAACGGAACGCTGCTCACGCCGGAGATCGTCGATCTCCTGGCAGGCTTCGACGTGACCCTGCACCTCAGCCTCGACGGGGTTGCCGAGGCGCAGGAGCGCCGGGGCTCGGATGTCGGCGTCTCTCTCGACGCGCTGCTCGACGGCCTTCGGCGGAGCCACGGCCGCTTCATGCGCGAGCGGGTGGTCGCGAACATGGTGGCGCTGCCCGCGACGCTCCCGCACCTGGGTCGGTCGTTGCGGCTGGTGATCGACAGCGGCGTTCGCACGATCCGCATCGGTCCCCGATTGACGCCTGACCCCGACTGGCTGCCGGGCTCCCATGCGGTCCTGGCCGCGGCCATGGATGACGTCCTGGAGCTGAGCCTCGCCCATTGGCTCGCGACCGGCGAGACGCCGGTCGAGTTTCTCCGGCCGGAAGGCCGGCTCCGTTCCGCCCGTCCGGCCCGCCGGACCGGTTGCCGCGCCGCCACCGGCACCGCTTTCTGCGTCGATCCCGACGGCCGGTCGTGGCCCTGCGCCATGTTCGTCAGCTCGATGCAGCGGCAGACCCAGCGCGCCGAGGAGGTCAGCCGGGCACTCGCGCTCGGCGATGTCCGACACCCGCGATTCCTCGACCGGCTCGCCGGGCTGCCGGTGGCGGCGAGCCGTCTCGCAGTGTTCGCCGACTCGCCGTCCAGGCACAGCCAGCTCGGCCGATGCTCGGAGTGCGAACTGCGCGAGGACTGCCAGATCTGCCCATTCGTCCTCTGCGCAGCGAGCGACGACCAGGACCCGTGCCGCGTTCCCGACTTTGCGTGCGCGTTCACGCGGACGGCCCTGCACGCACGAGAGCGATTTCTGCTCGGAGTTGGCGGCGGCAGCGCGGAGCATGGGATGCTCCGCATGAACATGTGGGTGCGCGAGCTCGAGGCGTTGGTCCACGGGCTCGCGTCGTGCTGA
- a CDS encoding type II toxin-antitoxin system prevent-host-death family antitoxin has protein sequence MHITNISEAKAQLSALIERVLRGEEIVIGRAGKPVARLVKYEGREAPRRPGELAGQITIAPDFDKLPDDIAEAFGVHEP, from the coding sequence ATGCACATCACCAACATCTCCGAGGCAAAGGCGCAGCTGTCGGCCCTGATCGAGCGCGTGCTTCGCGGTGAGGAGATCGTCATTGGAAGAGCCGGCAAGCCGGTGGCTCGTCTCGTGAAGTACGAGGGCCGCGAGGCCCCGCGTCGACCCGGCGAGTTGGCTGGCCAGATCACCATCGCGCCCGACTTCGACAAACTCCCCGACGATATCGCCGAGGCGTTCGGTGTCCACGAGCCATGA
- a CDS encoding ATP-binding protein, translated as MRSKITPDDQTEQLEEMLARAGVPRRYMTCSWNTWQPVGGPSLDDALLRLREWHGAEDDPTTVLLCGPPGAGKTHLLTATLRRLLEARLAAGMIYSRTWTARWISVPGMLEQLRQAIGRGAENTLVERLRDSYLLCLDDLGVERGTPWAVETIYGLIDARYSHMRPTVVTSNLTPTSIATRLDSRIASRLSEGLVIELNLPDFRVNNANSPTR; from the coding sequence GTGCGAAGCAAGATCACTCCTGATGATCAAACGGAACAGCTCGAGGAAATGCTTGCCCGCGCCGGCGTGCCACGGCGCTACATGACGTGTTCGTGGAACACCTGGCAGCCCGTAGGCGGCCCGAGTCTCGACGATGCACTGTTGCGACTCCGTGAGTGGCATGGTGCCGAAGACGACCCGACCACCGTTCTGCTCTGCGGCCCGCCAGGCGCCGGCAAAACGCACTTGTTGACCGCGACCCTGCGCCGGTTGCTCGAGGCCAGGCTGGCGGCTGGGATGATCTACTCGCGGACGTGGACGGCAAGGTGGATCAGCGTCCCGGGGATGCTCGAGCAGCTGCGCCAGGCCATCGGCCGGGGTGCCGAGAATACCCTTGTCGAGCGGCTCCGCGACAGCTACTTGCTCTGCCTCGATGACCTGGGGGTGGAACGCGGTACGCCATGGGCCGTCGAGACGATCTACGGTTTGATCGATGCCCGCTATAGCCACATGCGACCCACCGTCGTCACGTCGAACTTGACGCCGACGAGCATCGCGACCCGCCTGGACTCGCGCATCGCGAGCCGACTGAGCGAGGGGCTCGTCATTGAGCTCAACCTGCCCGACTTCCGGGTCAACAACGCCAATTCGCCAACCAGGTAG
- a CDS encoding tyrosine-type recombinase/integrase translates to MNENVHLHRSPEVGNAGPEGIHEIACFRDSSTARPDPVALYLLDLGDSSRRPQLQVLNVIARYLSGGELDAVAFQWHELDHATAARARSYVVDRYAPSTARRAMAALRAVLKRCKRLRLMSPEDYDTTADLDPVRGSRLPPGRGVTAGELGALFAACSRDPGPAGLRDAAALALLYAAGLRRSEAAGLTLEDLAPDLTAVRVTGKGNRQRQIPLAGGAQTIIRAWLEVRGAEPGPLLLALTAQRAMRSVGITPHAVYQLVLKRAEQAGVTAVRPHDLRRSFVGDLLDSGVDLAVVQRLCGHQQTDTTARYDRRGSAAMRTAVDHLFVPSLERRLEHG, encoded by the coding sequence ATGAACGAAAACGTTCACTTACATCGCTCCCCGGAGGTCGGAAACGCAGGCCCCGAAGGCATCCATGAAATTGCCTGTTTCCGTGATTCGTCCACTGCGAGGCCGGATCCGGTCGCCCTCTACCTGCTGGACCTCGGCGACTCGAGCCGCCGGCCGCAGCTGCAGGTGCTGAACGTCATCGCCCGCTACCTGTCCGGCGGCGAGCTCGACGCGGTCGCGTTCCAGTGGCACGAGCTCGACCACGCGACGGCGGCCCGCGCCCGCAGCTACGTGGTCGACCGCTACGCCCCGTCGACGGCCAGGCGGGCCATGGCGGCGCTGCGCGCGGTGCTGAAGCGGTGCAAGCGGCTGAGGCTGATGAGCCCGGAGGACTACGACACCACCGCCGACCTCGATCCCGTCCGCGGCTCCCGCCTGCCCCCCGGACGTGGCGTGACCGCTGGCGAGCTCGGCGCCCTGTTCGCCGCCTGCTCGCGCGATCCCGGACCCGCCGGCCTGCGGGACGCGGCCGCGCTGGCGCTGCTGTACGCGGCCGGGCTTCGCCGTTCCGAGGCCGCTGGCCTGACGCTCGAGGACCTGGCGCCCGACCTGACGGCCGTCCGGGTGACCGGGAAGGGCAACCGGCAGCGACAGATCCCGCTCGCCGGCGGCGCGCAGACCATCATCCGAGCGTGGCTCGAGGTACGGGGCGCGGAGCCCGGGCCGCTCCTGCTCGCGCTGACCGCACAGAGGGCGATGCGCTCGGTCGGGATCACGCCGCACGCGGTCTATCAGCTGGTGCTGAAGCGGGCAGAGCAGGCAGGAGTGACGGCGGTTCGGCCTCACGACCTTCGCCGGTCGTTCGTCGGGGACCTGCTCGACAGCGGCGTGGACCTCGCCGTGGTGCAGCGGCTGTGCGGGCACCAACAGACGGACACGACGGCGCGATACGACCGGCGCGGCTCGGCGGCCATGCGAACGGCGGTCGATCATCTGTTCGTGCCATCCCTCGAGCGGCGGTTGGAACATGGTTGA
- a CDS encoding ERCC4 domain-containing protein — protein sequence MARPTSQPVRINADDRERAGGVVDALREMDDVDLSIEHLGLGDYRIENTLLVERKTVADLAISILDGRLFRQAGRLARAAAVTPCLIVEGATEDFDRAAVRRAALQGALITATLVYGLPLLYSTSPAETARLLRIAACQLRRRTARGPERYGSKSGSDDRLRMLMLEAVPDIGPVRAKALVEAFGTIEGLAAAGVKELAATAGIGPVIAHRLKRIVSGSTL from the coding sequence ATGGCGAGACCCACGAGCCAACCGGTCCGGATCAACGCGGACGACCGCGAGCGGGCGGGCGGCGTCGTCGACGCGCTGCGGGAAATGGACGATGTCGACCTCTCGATCGAGCACCTGGGACTCGGCGACTACCGCATCGAGAACACCCTCCTCGTCGAGCGCAAGACCGTCGCCGACCTTGCCATCTCCATCCTCGACGGGCGGCTGTTCCGGCAGGCAGGCCGCCTTGCGCGGGCGGCCGCGGTGACGCCGTGCCTGATCGTCGAGGGCGCCACCGAGGACTTCGACCGGGCCGCCGTGCGCCGCGCCGCGCTGCAGGGCGCTCTCATCACGGCCACGCTGGTCTACGGCCTGCCGCTGCTGTACTCGACGAGCCCGGCCGAGACCGCCCGTCTGCTGCGGATCGCCGCCTGCCAGCTGCGACGGCGCACGGCGCGGGGCCCGGAGCGCTACGGCTCGAAGTCCGGCTCCGACGATCGGCTGCGGATGCTGATGCTGGAGGCCGTTCCCGACATCGGCCCGGTTCGCGCCAAAGCGCTGGTGGAGGCCTTCGGGACCATCGAGGGCCTCGCGGCGGCCGGCGTCAAGGAGCTCGCCGCGACCGCCGGCATCGGGCCCGTGATTGCCCACCGGCTCAAACGCATCGTGTCTGGCAGCACGCTTTGA
- a CDS encoding site-specific integrase, with protein MAESLDVVAGIIRKGADRQTLNWGSVTAADTAKVRAALARKYRPATARKMLTALKGALREARWLGLMGDEQYRRAIDLEPFRATTTPPGRRLTAGELGRLLEACASDQTPRGRRDAAIIAVCYGAGLRPQQVAELELSAFDIAGRQLVLESGRGKVRRLRRVPLPQETAVALARWIVERGPRETGALFVAVDCSGRPRSEPIGRAVVNRVVAGRAAEAGLAHYSPQDLMRSAPRKPGRGRRRAAVVDVPGRT; from the coding sequence ATGGCCGAGAGCCTCGACGTGGTGGCCGGGATCATCCGCAAGGGCGCCGACCGCCAGACGCTCAACTGGGGCAGCGTCACCGCTGCGGACACGGCGAAGGTGAGGGCGGCTCTCGCCCGCAAGTACCGGCCGGCCACGGCGCGGAAGATGCTCACGGCGCTGAAGGGGGCGCTACGCGAGGCTCGTTGGCTCGGGCTGATGGGCGACGAGCAGTATCGGCGGGCGATCGACCTCGAGCCGTTCCGTGCGACGACGACGCCGCCCGGCCGCCGTCTGACTGCCGGGGAGCTCGGCCGGCTGCTCGAGGCCTGCGCCAGCGATCAGACGCCCCGCGGCCGCCGGGACGCCGCGATCATCGCGGTCTGCTACGGCGCCGGGTTGCGGCCGCAGCAAGTGGCCGAGCTCGAGCTCTCCGCGTTCGACATCGCGGGCCGGCAGCTCGTGCTCGAAAGCGGTCGGGGGAAGGTCCGGCGGCTCCGGCGGGTGCCGCTGCCGCAGGAAACGGCCGTGGCACTGGCGCGGTGGATCGTCGAGCGTGGGCCGCGGGAGACGGGTGCGCTGTTCGTGGCGGTCGACTGTTCTGGTCGACCGCGGAGTGAGCCAATCGGCCGGGCCGTCGTCAACCGCGTCGTGGCCGGGCGCGCCGCCGAGGCCGGCCTGGCGCACTACTCACCGCAGGACCTGATGCGCTCGGCACCTCGCAAGCCCGGTCGGGGCCGGCGCCGGGCCGCGGTGGTCGACGTTCCAGGGAGGACGTGA
- a CDS encoding protein kinase, whose product MGEIGRGGMGVVYQARDLVLGRHVALKTPLTDPQRAARWERRFLREAQAASKVSHPGVVSVFEAFEHDGRLWLAMELVEGEALSDVLRRRKRLPLPDLLDYQESLAAGLHAAHSKMVLHRDIKPSNILITSDGIARLTDFGLARIGLDDDALTLTMSEPRESLTEDGKVVGTLAYMAPEQVLGRGTDERSDIFSLGAVFHEMCTGQRAFPGSGRGSIIDLILHVDPRPPRESNPEIPDELERIIRKCLAKRPGERYQSAQELWIDLRSLRRRSSSTASMVRSPSRARSKALLAAAAVAVAAVAGVVTLSWLAGPRLPAFGARKVTDRAGLEEQPAISPRGTEIAYCTTEAGNQDIWIADANGGNPLRLTDHAAADHSPAWFPDGSALAFVSDRSGSEAVWKVPRFGGTAVLLIEDAADADVSPRGTSIAFSRFDDSGFSRIWIADLSQRGLERQLTGPDQGLWDHFDPAWSPDGKTICYNDFRDLWLVDADGGSPHPLTADDPLDTEPVWSPDGRHIYFTSYRSGTYAIWRVDVEGGELAQLTLGMGPERTPSLSRDGHRMAYTTQSEVSSITLVDRATGDSWRIDDERFTTEPAIAPDRGAVAYVSARANAIGLWSMRLVDNRPSGPPLRLTEHEGSCASPSYSPDGRWIAYHRVIGGQRDVWVVPATGGLARPLTGHPATDVLPSWSPDGSRIAFSSDRDGATQIWTVPFAGDGTVAQAARLTSGGGTDLFPVWSTDGSVIAFVRYAHDGSDVWRVPADGSAAPIQVTNGAAARFLCWDRLSDRLLVSGMWGGTTTSVRSVDLVDGIGSPVPDAVPRTPLGEIVDFDLSVDGRLLALNETERRGDIWVLETEATPF is encoded by the coding sequence GTGGGCGAAATAGGCCGGGGCGGGATGGGCGTCGTCTACCAGGCCCGCGACCTCGTCCTCGGCCGCCACGTCGCACTCAAGACGCCGCTGACCGACCCCCAGCGAGCCGCGCGCTGGGAGCGCCGGTTCCTCCGGGAGGCGCAGGCCGCATCCAAGGTGTCCCACCCCGGAGTGGTGTCGGTGTTCGAGGCCTTCGAGCACGACGGGCGCCTGTGGCTCGCGATGGAGCTCGTCGAAGGCGAAGCACTCAGCGATGTCCTGCGTCGCAGAAAACGGCTGCCTCTCCCCGACCTTCTCGACTACCAGGAGAGCCTCGCCGCCGGCTTGCACGCCGCTCACTCCAAGATGGTCCTCCACCGCGACATCAAGCCGTCGAACATCCTGATCACGAGCGATGGCATCGCCCGGCTCACCGACTTCGGGCTGGCGAGGATCGGTCTCGATGACGACGCCCTCACTTTGACCATGTCCGAGCCGCGCGAGTCGCTGACCGAGGACGGCAAGGTTGTGGGCACGCTCGCGTACATGGCTCCGGAGCAGGTCCTCGGACGGGGGACGGACGAGCGCAGCGACATCTTCTCGCTCGGCGCCGTCTTCCACGAGATGTGCACGGGACAGCGCGCGTTCCCGGGTTCCGGTCGCGGCTCGATCATCGACCTCATCCTGCACGTCGATCCTCGCCCCCCGCGGGAGTCCAACCCGGAAATCCCGGACGAGCTCGAGAGAATCATCAGGAAGTGCCTCGCCAAGCGGCCTGGAGAGCGTTACCAGAGCGCACAGGAGCTGTGGATCGATCTGCGATCGCTGCGCCGGCGCAGCAGCTCCACCGCCTCGATGGTCCGGTCGCCGTCGCGGGCGCGATCCAAGGCTCTCCTCGCAGCCGCCGCAGTGGCAGTCGCGGCGGTGGCTGGAGTCGTCACCCTCAGCTGGCTCGCCGGCCCGCGGCTCCCCGCGTTCGGGGCCCGCAAGGTCACCGATCGCGCCGGGCTCGAAGAGCAGCCGGCGATCTCTCCCCGGGGAACCGAGATCGCGTACTGCACCACGGAGGCCGGCAACCAGGACATCTGGATCGCCGACGCGAACGGCGGCAACCCCCTGCGGCTGACCGACCATGCCGCGGCCGATCACAGCCCCGCCTGGTTTCCGGACGGCAGCGCCTTGGCCTTCGTCTCCGATCGCAGCGGCTCCGAGGCGGTCTGGAAGGTGCCGCGCTTCGGCGGCACTGCGGTGCTCCTGATCGAGGACGCCGCCGACGCAGACGTCAGCCCGCGCGGCACCTCCATCGCCTTCTCTCGATTCGACGACAGCGGGTTCTCTCGCATCTGGATTGCAGACCTCTCGCAGCGAGGCCTCGAGCGTCAGCTCACCGGCCCGGACCAGGGCCTCTGGGATCACTTCGACCCGGCCTGGTCGCCCGATGGCAAGACGATCTGCTACAACGATTTCCGCGACCTCTGGCTGGTCGACGCGGACGGCGGGAGCCCACACCCCCTGACCGCCGACGACCCACTGGACACCGAGCCGGTCTGGTCGCCGGACGGCCGCCACATCTACTTCACATCCTACCGGTCGGGCACCTATGCCATCTGGCGGGTGGACGTCGAGGGAGGCGAGCTGGCACAGCTCACCCTGGGCATGGGTCCGGAGCGGACCCCGAGCCTGTCCCGCGACGGGCACCGCATGGCGTACACCACCCAGTCCGAGGTCTCGTCGATCACCCTGGTCGATCGCGCCACCGGCGACTCCTGGCGAATCGACGACGAGCGGTTCACGACCGAGCCGGCGATCGCCCCCGATCGCGGCGCGGTGGCCTACGTGTCGGCGCGCGCCAACGCGATCGGGCTCTGGTCGATGAGGCTGGTGGACAACCGGCCGAGCGGCCCACCGTTGCGGCTGACCGAGCACGAGGGCTCCTGCGCCTCGCCGTCCTACTCCCCCGACGGGCGGTGGATCGCCTACCACCGCGTCATCGGCGGCCAGCGCGACGTGTGGGTGGTGCCCGCGACCGGGGGCCTGGCGCGGCCGCTCACCGGCCACCCGGCGACCGATGTCCTCCCCAGCTGGTCCCCCGACGGCTCACGGATCGCGTTCTCCTCGGACCGCGACGGCGCAACGCAGATCTGGACGGTGCCGTTCGCCGGAGACGGCACCGTGGCCCAGGCCGCCCGGCTCACGTCGGGCGGCGGCACCGACCTGTTCCCGGTGTGGTCGACGGACGGCTCGGTCATCGCTTTCGTGAGGTACGCCCACGACGGCTCTGACGTGTGGAGGGTGCCGGCAGATGGCTCGGCGGCGCCAATACAGGTGACGAACGGCGCCGCTGCGAGGTTCCTGTGCTGGGACCGACTGTCGGATCGCCTCCTGGTGTCAGGCATGTGGGGCGGCACCACCACCTCGGTCCGGTCGGTCGATCTCGTCGACGGCATCGGCTCTCCGGTGCCCGACGCGGTGCCGCGGACGCCGTTGGGCGAGATCGTCGACTTCGACCTCTCAGTGGACGGAAGGCTCCTCGCGCTCAACGAGACGGAGCGACGGGGTGACATCTGGGTTCTGGAAACCGAGGCGACGCCCTTCTGA